The Chitinophagales bacterium genome has a window encoding:
- a CDS encoding ROK family protein produces the protein MNRSFAIGIDIGGTTTTLGLADRRGQILLQATIPTTGFETVELYIKAIEGEVAKFIERAGRDNINGVGVGAPNGNFYTGEIVDAANMPWKGRIPLADMMSKALGYKVTLTNDANATAMGEMMYGAARGMKDIIMVTLGTGVGSGFVANGQLIYGHDGFAGELGHVIAVRDGRPCGCGRKGCMERYCSATGIVITANEWLENRDDASLLRDKQGQITAKDIHEAALAGDKLAIEIFDYTGKILGQTLADAVAITSPQAIILFGGLAKAGDVLYGPVKKYMEENLLSMFKDKIELLPSALPDADAAILGASALAW, from the coding sequence ATGAACAGATCATTTGCCATAGGTATTGATATAGGTGGCACTACTACAACTTTAGGGCTGGCAGACAGGCGTGGGCAGATACTGTTGCAGGCTACCATACCCACAACCGGTTTTGAAACGGTAGAGCTTTATATTAAAGCTATTGAAGGAGAGGTGGCGAAATTCATCGAACGTGCGGGCAGGGATAATATCAATGGGGTAGGTGTAGGTGCGCCTAATGGTAATTTTTATACAGGTGAGATAGTGGATGCCGCCAATATGCCCTGGAAAGGCAGGATACCCCTGGCTGATATGATGAGCAAAGCCCTGGGGTACAAAGTAACATTGACCAATGATGCTAACGCAACAGCGATGGGAGAGATGATGTATGGTGCTGCCAGGGGTATGAAAGATATTATCATGGTGACACTGGGTACGGGTGTAGGTAGTGGTTTTGTAGCCAACGGCCAGTTGATATACGGTCATGATGGTTTTGCGGGGGAGTTGGGGCATGTGATAGCAGTGCGGGATGGCAGGCCTTGCGGTTGCGGGCGAAAGGGATGTATGGAAAGGTATTGTTCTGCTACCGGAATTGTCATTACTGCAAACGAGTGGCTGGAAAACCGGGATGATGCATCGTTACTGCGCGATAAACAAGGACAAATAACAGCAAAGGATATTCATGAAGCTGCATTGGCAGGCGATAAGCTCGCGATAGAGATTTTTGACTATACAGGCAAAATACTCGGCCAGACCCTGGCTGATGCTGTTGCTATTACTTCTCCACAGGCCATCATTTTGTTCGGTGGGCTGGCTAAAGCAGGTGATGTATTGTACGGGCCTGTAAAAAAATATATGGAAGAGAACCTGCTGAGTATGTTCAAAGACAAAATAGAACTGTTGCCTTCTGCACTGCCGGATGCTGACGCTGCAATATTAGGTGCCAGCGCACTGGCCTGGTAA
- a CDS encoding sugar MFS transporter, translating to MQSNNKNSYATSLFLVGCLFFIFGFITWLNGSLIPFLKLACELTNSQSYLVATAFFASYFVMALPSSMILRKTGFKKGMSLGLVIMAIGAAIFIPAAMQRSYAFFLFGLFTQGLGLTILQTATNPYVTILGPEESAAQRISIMGIANKVAGAIGSILMAGLLLKGILGVQEQLETTANAATRADLLNELMQRIITPYVAIAISLTVLAVLILLSPLPEVNDTEENPDTDSSAHASIWHHKYLFLGVLGIFFYVGAEVISGDSIIAYGTSMGISGEEAKFFTSFTLGGMLAGYVLGIILTPKFMSQETMLKICAALGIALSVCVMLTSGRLSIYCLASLGIANAIMWPAIWPMSLKGLGKFTKTGSALLIMGIIGGAVIPPLFGWLIDMMGSQSSAYIILIPCYLYILYFAVSGHKVGYKEK from the coding sequence ATGCAGTCAAACAATAAAAACTCATACGCTACCTCTTTGTTCCTGGTAGGGTGCCTGTTCTTCATATTCGGCTTTATTACATGGCTCAACGGCAGCCTGATACCTTTTCTTAAATTGGCCTGTGAACTCACCAACTCACAATCCTACTTAGTGGCTACCGCTTTTTTTGCATCTTACTTTGTTATGGCGCTGCCATCATCTATGATATTGCGCAAAACAGGGTTTAAAAAAGGTATGAGCCTGGGCCTTGTTATCATGGCTATAGGTGCAGCCATTTTTATTCCCGCAGCCATGCAGCGCAGTTATGCATTTTTCCTTTTCGGGCTCTTTACACAAGGGCTGGGATTGACCATTTTACAAACTGCTACTAATCCTTATGTTACCATACTCGGCCCTGAAGAAAGCGCCGCACAGCGCATCAGCATTATGGGTATTGCCAACAAAGTAGCGGGCGCTATAGGTAGTATACTCATGGCCGGATTATTACTGAAAGGCATATTAGGCGTGCAGGAGCAATTAGAAACTACTGCCAACGCTGCAACCAGGGCAGACCTGCTCAATGAGCTGATGCAACGCATCATTACCCCATACGTAGCTATTGCTATCTCGCTGACGGTACTCGCCGTTTTGATATTATTATCTCCCCTTCCCGAAGTAAATGATACGGAAGAAAACCCCGATACAGACAGTAGTGCTCACGCCTCTATATGGCACCACAAATATCTGTTCCTTGGCGTACTGGGTATTTTCTTCTATGTTGGTGCCGAAGTTATTTCCGGTGATTCTATCATAGCTTACGGAACCTCTATGGGCATTAGCGGGGAAGAAGCCAAGTTCTTTACCAGCTTTACACTCGGCGGTATGCTGGCAGGTTATGTATTAGGCATCATCCTCACGCCAAAATTCATGTCTCAGGAAACCATGCTGAAAATATGCGCTGCACTCGGCATTGCATTGTCAGTATGTGTCATGCTCACCTCGGGCCGCTTGTCTATTTATTGCCTCGCTTCATTGGGTATTGCCAATGCCATTATGTGGCCCGCTATCTGGCCTATGTCTTTAAAAGGTCTGGGCAAGTTCACAAAAACAGGCTCCGCATTGCTCATTATGGGTATCATAGGTGGTGCGGTCATCCCGCCATTATTTGGCTGGCTGATAGACATGATGGGCAGCCAGTCATCAGCTTATATAATACTCATACCCTGCTACCTGTACATTCTCTATTTTGCTGTAAGCGGTCATAAGGTGGGGTATAAGGAGAAGTAG
- a CDS encoding leucine-rich repeat domain-containing protein translates to MDLHVADKYHRYMHFITRNLFILIFFVSIKALSQPAADSLGLSPKYPIKVGSGVNGGPRNERIYLKNLQDPSGRKIVYKRAGGCCQYELNEAPLGIATIDIYNIGYLDNDTVKDVRTLYLTYYEYERPVKAPYGFEFISKSIGDSLEVNETTVYKRYGNQSKVLLSFDKLKEVPMYIFNLSQIEELSIAYNELTEIPNEIGRLNRLKILEFQDNKIKTLPNSISTLDSLTEIYFCNNMNWELVFTVLSKCKNFKSAIFWNVGLDSLPSSITKCQNLERLNIKGNSKIDFGKAFDILSDLKNLKELTISFETSSMPNGINKVQSLEVLNIEHSEIKEMSNDVGRLRNLKELHFRYCDELTKIPRCINNCKKLSKVSLYSMRKPFDFDYSIQSLQGLDLTYLDLSQAWRIKIPKEIYNFKKLKFLGLNIYETDSIPDGIGNLTNLEEIVLSPADYKYMPADFGNLHSLKKIDLSGVFHINFESLFSILINLENLEEINIDYGEQRLPDSISRLKSIKRIIMTNYNREFVSPEERGRHKQLLPNCEFVY, encoded by the coding sequence ATGGATTTACACGTTGCAGACAAATATCACAGGTATATGCACTTTATAACTAGAAATTTATTCATTCTAATCTTTTTTGTTAGTATAAAGGCACTTAGTCAACCGGCGGCTGATTCCCTTGGGCTTAGTCCCAAATATCCTATTAAGGTTGGGTCGGGAGTCAATGGTGGGCCAAGAAATGAGAGGATTTATCTCAAGAATCTACAAGATCCATCGGGTAGAAAAATTGTTTATAAAAGAGCAGGGGGGTGCTGCCAATATGAATTAAACGAAGCACCTTTAGGAATTGCCACAATTGATATATACAACATTGGATATCTGGATAATGACACTGTAAAAGACGTTAGAACATTATATTTGACTTATTACGAGTATGAAAGGCCTGTAAAAGCGCCATATGGCTTTGAGTTTATATCGAAATCTATTGGAGATTCACTTGAAGTAAATGAAACGACCGTTTACAAGAGATACGGCAATCAAAGCAAAGTTCTATTAAGTTTTGACAAGTTAAAAGAAGTTCCCATGTACATTTTTAATCTTAGTCAAATAGAAGAACTTTCAATCGCTTATAATGAACTAACAGAAATACCAAATGAAATAGGCAGATTAAATCGACTAAAAATATTAGAATTTCAAGACAATAAAATAAAAACACTCCCGAATTCAATTTCCACGCTGGATAGTTTGACCGAAATTTACTTCTGCAACAACATGAATTGGGAACTAGTTTTTACGGTATTATCAAAATGTAAAAACTTCAAATCCGCGATATTTTGGAATGTTGGATTAGACTCTCTTCCTTCTTCAATAACAAAATGTCAAAACTTAGAACGGTTAAATATAAAGGGTAATTCAAAAATTGATTTTGGAAAGGCGTTTGATATTTTGAGTGATTTGAAAAACCTAAAGGAGCTTACCATTTCATTTGAAACAAGCTCGATGCCTAACGGGATAAATAAAGTCCAATCTTTGGAAGTACTTAATATAGAACATTCTGAAATTAAGGAGATGTCAAATGACGTAGGGAGATTGAGAAATTTGAAAGAACTACATTTTAGGTATTGCGATGAATTAACGAAAATTCCCAGGTGTATTAACAATTGCAAAAAACTGAGTAAAGTAAGCTTGTACTCAATGCGTAAACCATTTGATTTTGATTATTCAATACAATCATTACAAGGCTTGGATTTGACATATCTTGATTTAAGCCAAGCGTGGCGAATTAAAATACCTAAAGAAATATACAATTTTAAAAAGCTAAAATTTCTAGGATTGAATATTTATGAAACCGATTCTATCCCAGATGGGATTGGTAACCTTACTAATTTGGAAGAAATAGTACTATCTCCGGCTGATTATAAATACATGCCGGCAGACTTCGGGAATCTACATTCATTGAAGAAAATTGATTTATCTGGCGTATTTCATATCAATTTTGAGAGCCTATTTTCGATACTAATAAATTTGGAAAATTTAGAAGAAATTAACATTGACTATGGAGAACAAAGGCTTCCAGACAGTATTTCCAGACTAAAAAGTATAAAAAGGATAATTATGACCAATTATAATAGGGAATTTGTATCACCTGAAGAAAGAGGCAGACACAAGCAACTACTACCGAATTGTGAATTTGTATATTAA